The following proteins come from a genomic window of Gammaproteobacteria bacterium:
- a CDS encoding 4'-phosphopantetheinyl transferase superfamily protein, whose translation MTTRVPHLQPGVVYIWEGRLDVPADVLAAARRLLSARERKRGDRFVYDRHRRRYTVAQAHLRRVLGQLTGIAPETVRFHYEDKGKPFLPGGPSFNQSHSEDRLMIAVAASGRLGVDIEERRTVRLMLGIADKNFARDEAARLHAAPAEERRRLFFRIWTRKEAFLKALGFGLTHPLRSFSVDPTPGAAQGLLAVEDLPEDPRRWHIGGVPCAAGAEAALALDRTGIRVEPLRYDPDGLGSVDD comes from the coding sequence ATGACCACGAGAGTCCCACACCTCCAGCCAGGCGTCGTCTACATCTGGGAGGGGCGGCTGGATGTCCCCGCAGACGTCTTGGCCGCTGCCCGGCGGCTTCTCTCCGCGCGCGAACGCAAGCGCGGCGACCGCTTCGTGTACGACCGGCACCGCCGTCGCTACACAGTGGCCCAGGCGCACCTGCGCCGCGTGCTGGGGCAGCTGACCGGCATCGCCCCGGAGACCGTCCGCTTTCACTACGAGGACAAGGGGAAGCCCTTCCTGCCCGGTGGCCCTTCCTTCAACCAGTCGCACTCCGAGGACCGGCTCATGATCGCCGTGGCCGCCTCCGGCCGGCTGGGCGTGGACATCGAGGAAAGGCGCACTGTGCGCCTCATGCTCGGTATCGCCGACAAGAACTTCGCCCGCGACGAGGCGGCGCGGCTGCACGCGGCCCCGGCGGAAGAACGGCGGCGGCTCTTCTTCCGCATCTGGACCCGCAAGGAGGCGTTCCTGAAGGCGCTGGGCTTCGGCCTCACACATCCGCTGAGGTCTTTCTCCGTGGATCCAACTCCCGGCGCCGCGCAGGGACTGCTGGCGGTCGAGGATCTGCCGGAGGATCCTCGGCGATGGCACATCGGTGGCGTTCCTTGCGCGGCGGGAGCCGAGGCCGCGCTGGCGCTGGACCGGACAGGCATCCGGGTCGAGCCCCTGCGCTACGACCCGGACGGGCTCGGATCAGTCGACGATTGA